A window of Bos taurus isolate L1 Dominette 01449 registration number 42190680 breed Hereford chromosome 8, ARS-UCD2.0, whole genome shotgun sequence contains these coding sequences:
- the LOC101907579 gene encoding cystatin-B-like, with product MMCGAPPTKQLAAAEIQAIADKVKSPLEEKENKKFLVFNAVEFKSQGVAGRTFFTKVQMDDDFVHIQVFESLPQENKPVALTSYQIHKGRQDEVTCF from the coding sequence ATGATGTGTGGTGCACCCCCCACCAAGCAGCTGGCCGCGGCTGAGATCCAGGCCATTGCTGACAAAGTGAAGTCTCCGctggaagagaaggaaaacaagaaGTTCCTGGTGTTCAATGCTGTGGAGTTCAAAAGCCAAGGGGTTGCTGGGAGGACATTCTTCACCAAGGTTCAAATGGATGATGACTTCGTGCACATTCAAGTGTTTGAAAGCCTTCCACAGGAGAACAAGCCAGTGGCCTTGACCAGCTACCAGATCCACAAAGGCAGACAAGACGAAGTGACGTGCTTCTAG